One region of Halohasta litchfieldiae genomic DNA includes:
- a CDS encoding DUF6166 domain-containing protein, with product MASAESVPVASPAHSHRDAVEYVGFRVDGQAVVLNLSEHRRLSLNRSLDLVNHSPSGFEWGYSGSGPAQLACALLLDYYDDEQFAREHYIAFRNQVVSQLECDGAAACWHLTGEKIDAAMATLTDDVVALSDGGRPSPTLPGNWRTVSCPDRRVFQRADRDHYIVLGDGSDEWLVVLCSQGDRAYPAPLAHRTVAEEADPERVIRELAEASNDLIEPTEGEH from the coding sequence ATGGCCAGTGCGGAATCGGTTCCAGTCGCATCGCCCGCACATTCTCACCGAGACGCAGTCGAGTACGTCGGCTTCCGCGTTGACGGCCAAGCCGTTGTGCTGAACCTCTCGGAACATCGGCGACTCTCCCTCAATCGCAGTCTGGACCTCGTCAACCACAGTCCGAGCGGGTTCGAGTGGGGATACAGTGGTAGCGGGCCCGCCCAGCTCGCGTGCGCACTCCTGCTCGACTACTACGACGATGAGCAGTTCGCCCGTGAGCACTACATCGCGTTCCGGAATCAGGTGGTCTCACAGCTGGAGTGCGACGGTGCAGCGGCGTGCTGGCACCTCACCGGCGAGAAGATCGACGCTGCGATGGCGACCCTTACCGACGACGTCGTCGCGCTCTCCGACGGTGGACGGCCGTCACCGACGCTCCCCGGGAACTGGCGAACCGTCTCTTGCCCGGACCGGCGGGTCTTCCAGCGCGCTGATCGCGACCACTACATCGTACTCGGGGATGGAAGCGACGAGTGGCTGGTCGTTCTCTGCAGCCAGGGCGACCGTGCATATCCTGCCCCGCTCGCACATCGGACGGTTGCCGAGGAGGCTGACCCAGAACGGGTAATCCGGGAACTCGCCGAAGCGAGCAACGACCTCATCGAACCCACAGAGGGGGAGCACTGA
- a CDS encoding restriction endonuclease → MAVLNDLSGFEFEDVVEDVFRNLGYENVRQADRTADEGRDVIMEEVVDGTRRAIIVECKHTGTVGRPVVQKLHSAIATFDFDGPKRGMVVTTGRFTNPAQEYANRLQQNDDPHPIELLDGEDLRRIADEIGLDLYNGRIEILCDETLRPYDPAADVDAPVTEAFRDIENIEAADLPKPHSSVTFRPVVAVTADTNAVFETSVGVIHRINDRTRFVAHAERGQPQVVNEDVTTLVTENLHATVELDTEQFAEVFDDVEENRFGQTQTEYKEWAVERLQQHHTTTVTYTGDNNVTYNKTCEPNRSDISVQSIEPVYLPEVRQTTELQEYTYPYEYYAAGPSRVTDEDGIHRCVHCDTSGVDETYTYCPNCGAIACNSHTKTERLEGEPVCTGCAVTERFALKMKYFYDEDNLEAFREEYAAMPLHEKAMENKLLAGGSVVATLLLVVGLLVIGGII, encoded by the coding sequence ATGGCTGTACTGAACGATCTCTCAGGGTTCGAGTTCGAGGACGTGGTAGAGGACGTCTTCCGCAACCTCGGCTACGAGAACGTCCGCCAGGCCGACCGCACGGCTGACGAGGGTCGCGACGTCATCATGGAGGAGGTCGTCGACGGCACGCGGCGTGCGATCATCGTCGAGTGCAAGCACACGGGGACTGTCGGGCGGCCGGTCGTCCAGAAGCTCCACTCGGCGATCGCGACGTTCGACTTCGACGGTCCCAAACGCGGAATGGTCGTCACGACCGGCCGGTTTACGAACCCTGCTCAGGAGTACGCAAACCGCCTCCAGCAGAACGACGACCCCCACCCAATCGAGTTGCTGGACGGCGAGGACCTCCGGAGGATCGCCGACGAGATCGGCCTCGACCTCTACAACGGGCGCATCGAGATTCTCTGCGACGAGACGCTCCGCCCGTACGACCCGGCCGCCGACGTCGACGCGCCAGTCACGGAGGCGTTCCGCGACATCGAGAACATCGAGGCCGCCGACCTTCCAAAACCGCATTCGTCGGTGACGTTCCGCCCGGTGGTTGCGGTCACCGCCGACACGAACGCTGTCTTCGAGACGTCGGTGGGCGTCATCCACCGGATCAACGACCGGACTCGATTCGTTGCCCACGCCGAACGCGGGCAGCCGCAGGTCGTCAACGAGGACGTCACGACACTGGTCACCGAGAACCTCCACGCGACGGTCGAACTCGATACCGAGCAGTTCGCGGAGGTGTTCGACGACGTCGAGGAGAACCGGTTCGGCCAGACGCAGACCGAGTACAAAGAGTGGGCCGTCGAGCGGCTCCAGCAGCACCACACGACGACGGTCACCTACACCGGCGACAACAACGTCACCTACAACAAGACCTGCGAGCCGAACCGCTCGGATATCTCGGTCCAGTCGATCGAACCGGTGTACCTTCCTGAGGTTCGACAGACGACGGAACTCCAGGAGTACACCTACCCCTACGAGTACTACGCGGCAGGGCCGTCCAGAGTAACAGACGAGGACGGCATCCATCGGTGCGTCCACTGTGACACGAGCGGCGTCGATGAGACGTACACCTACTGTCCGAACTGCGGGGCCATCGCCTGCAACAGCCACACCAAAACGGAACGGTTGGAAGGCGAGCCGGTTTGTACTGGTTGTGCGGTCACCGAACGGTTCGCGCTGAAGATGAAGTACTTCTACGACGAGGACAACCTCGAGGCGTTCCGCGAGGAATACGCCGCAATGCCACTCCACGAGAAGGCGATGGAGAACAAGTTACTCGCTGGAGGGAGCGTGGTCGCGACGCTGCTGCTCGTCGTCGGCCTGCTCGTCATCGGCGGCATCATTTAG
- a CDS encoding metallophosphoesterase family protein, with translation MKLMFTRDDLPRNDRLSNPITVLVREVSPSSSNKLDFEVTVEDADGHTISLKIWSTHSLSLSLTEGHRYELEDVRGRYWSQGGSRHYQLDSTKDLTVTELGPADDTATRLLIVGDTHVGYRHRRRDKKAKGAKDLDARDRFQAVMDQANTLDADAIVHAGDIFDHVAIGADRSFVIDALNSELNIPFYYIYGNHDEPASRRTVDGATNDTSEIERLLKNGESVGETDVTLFGIDYSHDSFPGEPLEASVQSVLSNANVLVVHDTPYPVRNENGYHIHQKRGADFRKAIEQTSVEIDLIVSGHMHVGQQGTLDEFQTPVLVTGAPAPINSGKEDNNPSTWLLRVTESGVDGITRHPL, from the coding sequence ATGAAGTTAATGTTTACTCGAGATGATCTCCCTCGTAATGACCGTCTTTCTAATCCGATCACAGTCCTCGTTCGAGAGGTCTCGCCCTCCAGCAGTAACAAACTCGATTTTGAAGTTACAGTCGAGGATGCAGACGGACATACAATCTCTCTTAAAATCTGGTCGACGCATTCTCTCTCCCTTTCGCTTACCGAAGGTCACCGGTACGAACTGGAAGACGTCCGAGGAAGGTACTGGTCACAGGGTGGAAGTCGACACTACCAGCTCGACAGTACGAAGGATCTGACAGTAACTGAACTCGGTCCGGCCGATGACACCGCGACGCGACTCTTGATTGTCGGCGACACTCACGTCGGTTATCGGCATCGTCGCCGTGATAAGAAAGCAAAAGGTGCTAAAGATCTCGACGCTCGTGATCGCTTCCAAGCGGTAATGGATCAGGCCAACACCCTAGACGCTGATGCCATTGTCCACGCCGGGGACATTTTCGATCACGTTGCCATCGGGGCAGACCGGTCCTTTGTGATAGACGCTCTCAACTCAGAGCTCAATATTCCGTTCTACTACATCTACGGGAACCACGATGAGCCTGCTAGCCGTCGAACAGTTGATGGAGCAACTAATGATACGTCAGAGATTGAGCGTCTCTTGAAGAATGGAGAATCAGTAGGGGAAACAGACGTTACGCTATTCGGAATCGACTACAGTCACGATAGCTTCCCGGGCGAACCGCTCGAAGCCTCGGTTCAATCAGTACTTTCAAACGCGAATGTATTGGTCGTCCACGATACTCCATACCCCGTCCGGAATGAAAACGGGTACCACATACATCAAAAGAGGGGAGCAGATTTTCGGAAGGCTATTGAACAAACCTCCGTTGAAATTGATCTCATCGTCTCCGGACACATGCACGTCGGTCAACAGGGCACGCTTGATGAGTTCCAAACGCCCGTCCTTGTTACCGGAGCACCAGCACCAATCAATAGTGGGAAAGAAGACAACAACCCGTCAACGTGGCTCCTCCGTGTGACTGAGAGCGGCGTTGACGGCATCACACGACACCCTCTCTGA
- a CDS encoding DUF7567 family protein: MSLEVIDRHSEALFEFLWCPVCGHEIFSHIPFEGMFCKNCNTQVKLRESRETRGYEEAVLACFDTDSTWNLHVDEKLRRDLPDGSARVKVLGAPGDYEVDWWSPKPDEDWEPVERGEFDDVEEPSEVSRLA; this comes from the coding sequence ATGAGTCTGGAAGTCATCGACCGCCACAGCGAAGCACTGTTTGAGTTCCTCTGGTGTCCGGTCTGCGGGCACGAGATATTCAGTCACATCCCCTTCGAGGGGATGTTCTGCAAGAACTGCAATACGCAGGTTAAACTGCGAGAGTCACGGGAGACACGCGGCTACGAGGAGGCCGTCCTCGCCTGCTTCGACACCGATTCGACGTGGAACCTCCACGTCGACGAGAAACTCCGTCGTGATCTTCCGGATGGGTCGGCGCGGGTGAAGGTCCTCGGTGCCCCAGGCGACTATGAAGTCGACTGGTGGAGTCCGAAGCCAGATGAGGACTGGGAGCCGGTCGAACGTGGTGAGTTCGACGACGTCGAGGAACCTTCGGAGGTCTCTCGTTTGGCTTAG
- a CDS encoding DUF7568 family protein: MPRITNWRRESRTPTLAYRNTETGARAVLHRAPDSYRYKWRGVILVDGYPVWSRGYETKDAKSFRDELRKRPAPELSCPECPNSDVAIGGKTADGAKIQRWFECRNCGYEASSRIVYGAER; this comes from the coding sequence ATGCCCCGGATCACCAACTGGCGACGTGAGAGCCGCACGCCCACACTCGCATACCGGAATACCGAGACCGGCGCTCGGGCGGTCTTACACCGAGCACCGGATTCGTACCGCTACAAGTGGCGTGGCGTAATCCTCGTCGACGGCTACCCAGTGTGGTCGCGGGGGTACGAGACGAAGGACGCGAAATCGTTCCGTGATGAGCTCCGGAAACGGCCAGCGCCCGAACTGAGTTGTCCCGAGTGTCCGAACAGCGACGTGGCAATCGGGGGGAAAACGGCTGACGGTGCGAAGATTCAGCGCTGGTTCGAGTGCCGGAACTGTGGGTACGAAGCATCCTCGAGAATCGTGTACGGCGCCGAGCGCTGA
- a CDS encoding DUF6735 family protein, whose product MGHRALVAYERTDGQYTLHYSQWGAANLKLKHRISAESPFGGDDTDSKWAKQLLAELADGLEADAVDGYLADEDRPSTVVEPKPRATGLTLDEIVADHLDYLHHEAFFVVSTTFEVTAYRTLWFGLQYESETVKQGETVGNGALATVRWYDGEPVGDGHLQGQFAAFKDVVGDMLDKGVFTPSTARQYLKRKLAERVGDRQELRIPTGESPFEKASLNRS is encoded by the coding sequence ATGGGCCACCGCGCACTTGTTGCGTACGAACGTACAGACGGACAGTACACGCTCCACTACAGCCAGTGGGGCGCAGCGAACCTGAAGCTCAAGCACCGAATCTCTGCTGAGTCGCCGTTCGGTGGCGACGACACCGACTCCAAGTGGGCGAAACAGCTGCTGGCTGAACTAGCCGATGGCCTTGAGGCAGACGCCGTCGACGGCTACCTCGCCGACGAGGATCGACCGTCGACGGTCGTCGAGCCGAAGCCCCGTGCCACCGGGCTTACCCTCGACGAGATCGTCGCTGACCACCTCGACTACCTCCACCACGAGGCGTTCTTCGTGGTGTCGACGACGTTCGAGGTGACCGCCTACCGGACGCTGTGGTTCGGCCTACAGTACGAATCGGAGACAGTCAAACAGGGGGAGACGGTCGGGAATGGCGCGCTCGCGACGGTGCGCTGGTACGACGGCGAGCCGGTCGGCGACGGCCACCTGCAGGGGCAGTTCGCGGCCTTCAAAGATGTCGTCGGAGACATGCTCGACAAAGGCGTCTTCACACCGTCGACGGCGAGACAGTATCTGAAGCGGAAGCTCGCCGAGCGGGTCGGAGACCGACAGGAGCTGCGCATTCCGACCGGGGAATCACCCTTCGAGAAGGCGAGTCTGAACCGTTCATAG
- a CDS encoding biosurfactant protein 1: protein MNDYYTDFEELRPIGEASHIPDEKLSECGDSAAHRQRVATTEKGYPNDATESNTECRSCGASVPDGQTKCRFCLTNHLESDAASTNESASTTFLGIIHLIVESTTFYGAVAKGGAAANLLSANQAEPAVDDYTLIYDLDEAPARQLAEQWPSLPDAVQVSSAEGEGLLSAARDRTGWHGQEASERQEQAPTRLYDQRGDGIRDASRLDAILDDADDAVWLVPAMALTESTGEAAADRQDSSVPTTQELDCQNCGRATDHRFKTHESVPDAAWTGQPIWECRVCGSARYGPSLA from the coding sequence ATGAACGACTACTACACTGACTTCGAAGAACTCCGACCAATCGGCGAAGCATCGCATATTCCGGATGAGAAACTTAGCGAATGCGGTGACAGTGCAGCCCATCGGCAGCGCGTTGCCACAACCGAGAAAGGGTATCCGAACGACGCGACTGAATCAAACACGGAGTGTCGGTCCTGTGGGGCGTCAGTCCCAGACGGGCAGACGAAATGCCGGTTCTGTCTCACTAACCATCTCGAGAGTGACGCCGCTAGTACGAACGAGTCAGCGTCGACGACGTTCCTCGGCATCATCCACCTAATCGTCGAGTCGACTACGTTCTACGGCGCCGTGGCGAAGGGCGGCGCCGCGGCGAACCTCCTCTCTGCCAACCAGGCGGAGCCCGCCGTCGACGACTACACGCTCATCTACGACCTCGACGAGGCGCCGGCGCGCCAGCTGGCCGAGCAATGGCCCTCACTTCCCGACGCGGTACAGGTGTCGTCAGCGGAGGGAGAGGGGCTTCTCAGTGCCGCCCGTGACCGGACTGGGTGGCACGGGCAGGAAGCGTCGGAGCGTCAGGAGCAGGCCCCAACGCGGCTCTACGACCAACGTGGGGACGGCATCCGCGACGCGTCGCGTCTTGACGCGATCCTCGACGACGCCGACGACGCGGTGTGGCTGGTTCCAGCGATGGCGCTGACCGAATCTACTGGCGAGGCTGCGGCTGATCGACAGGATTCGTCGGTACCGACGACGCAGGAACTCGACTGTCAAAACTGTGGACGGGCGACCGACCATCGGTTCAAGACCCACGAGTCGGTCCCGGATGCGGCGTGGACGGGACAACCGATCTGGGAGTGCCGGGTGTGTGGCTCGGCTCGCTACGGCCCCAGTCTCGCGTAG
- a CDS encoding DUF7504 family protein has protein sequence MGPNNETNPPSFNYGDRPSTGVIRAVAWFKGVEPTALTPLQGVIDVDALNALFDKPEETDLSVSFEYDECVVEVTNDGTITIRGASDAGSRELDQETNVLFLAPSSSHPEDEGCNDLLSAVPSSRANLLGVTYESPGTNRLNIWEFEEETPAHISLINVGDFARSSASQPSKRALPPERLEVDAVLDPADLTTLGIRISEQLSEWGSTDEQPVVCFHSLTELLEATDLNRAFRFLHLLTRRLSLAGAIAHFHLDPETCDEKTIETLRPLFDAVLEVDEDGTWSMCVQ, from the coding sequence ATGGGACCAAACAACGAGACCAACCCCCCATCCTTCAATTACGGAGATCGTCCGAGTACAGGAGTGATTCGAGCAGTGGCATGGTTCAAAGGTGTTGAACCGACCGCACTCACGCCATTACAAGGCGTAATCGATGTAGACGCATTGAACGCCCTGTTCGACAAGCCAGAGGAGACAGATCTCTCGGTGTCGTTCGAATACGATGAGTGTGTAGTGGAAGTTACTAACGATGGCACGATAACGATTCGAGGAGCATCGGACGCTGGGTCAAGAGAACTTGACCAAGAGACAAACGTGCTGTTTCTCGCGCCAAGCAGCAGTCACCCCGAAGATGAAGGATGCAACGACTTGTTGTCCGCCGTCCCGTCCAGTCGCGCAAACTTGCTCGGGGTAACGTACGAGTCTCCAGGCACGAACCGCCTCAACATATGGGAATTCGAGGAAGAGACCCCTGCACACATCTCACTCATCAATGTTGGAGACTTTGCACGATCATCTGCCTCACAGCCATCCAAGAGGGCGCTTCCACCTGAACGGCTAGAGGTTGACGCCGTTCTCGACCCCGCGGATCTGACGACACTCGGAATACGAATTAGTGAACAACTTTCGGAGTGGGGAAGTACCGATGAGCAACCCGTTGTCTGCTTCCATTCACTCACAGAACTTCTCGAAGCCACAGACCTTAATCGGGCCTTCAGATTCCTCCATCTCCTTACGAGGCGTCTCTCGTTGGCAGGAGCGATAGCGCACTTCCATCTAGATCCCGAAACGTGTGACGAGAAGACGATTGAGACCCTCCGACCGTTATTCGATGCCGTTCTCGAAGTTGACGAAGACGGAACGTGGTCGATGTGCGTGCAATAG
- a CDS encoding PadR family transcriptional regulator, which yields MGGLISDTKLDILRQLRSEPLHGYGLAAELNLSHGYIYTHLGELQEAGMIEVAEERDGKKIYRLTQNGQYLVKAFDD from the coding sequence ATGGGCGGTCTCATCAGCGATACCAAATTGGATATCCTCCGACAGCTACGTTCTGAACCACTTCACGGCTATGGGCTTGCCGCTGAACTGAACCTGAGCCATGGGTATATCTACACACATCTCGGCGAACTACAGGAGGCAGGGATGATCGAAGTAGCGGAGGAACGCGACGGGAAGAAGATCTATCGACTTACCCAGAACGGTCAGTATTTGGTGAAAGCCTTCGACGATTAA
- a CDS encoding transcription initiation factor IIB: MGEGLTVLASSRNTVRTMATRDIYETTFDEDVQTDTRSNQCPECDGRVTTNTVETVCEECGLVVDEQRIDHGPEWRGFDEDERERTGAPLTAARHDRGLSTEIGRGTDTNGNELSGKKRRRLARMRREQTRGRFQSKAERNLAYGLGEVRRLASTLELSDSIRDQACQLFRSAQNEDLLRGRSIEAIATASVYGACRCNDRPVILDEVADSARVELSRVRNAYKTLNTELGLPTPPRRPQSFIPRFASELDVADTVRQRAFELAKGAEATIISNGCQPTGVAAACLYKAAREQGQFFTQTDLAEVAETTPVTIRTRWNELEEVDDSKSAPA; this comes from the coding sequence ATGGGTGAGGGGCTCACTGTACTGGCGAGTTCCCGAAACACGGTGAGAACGATGGCAACTAGAGACATCTACGAGACGACGTTCGACGAAGACGTCCAGACCGACACGAGGTCGAATCAGTGTCCCGAGTGCGACGGCCGAGTCACCACTAATACAGTCGAAACCGTCTGCGAGGAGTGTGGGCTCGTCGTCGACGAGCAGCGGATCGACCACGGACCAGAGTGGCGAGGGTTCGACGAAGACGAGCGTGAACGGACTGGCGCTCCGTTGACGGCAGCGCGGCACGATCGGGGGTTGTCGACGGAGATCGGGCGCGGGACCGATACGAACGGGAATGAACTCTCCGGAAAGAAGCGACGCCGGCTCGCCCGGATGCGGCGTGAACAGACGCGCGGGCGGTTTCAGTCGAAAGCTGAACGCAACCTCGCATACGGGCTGGGCGAGGTTCGCCGTCTGGCGAGTACCCTCGAGCTCTCCGATTCGATCCGCGACCAGGCGTGTCAGCTCTTCCGGAGTGCCCAGAACGAGGACCTGCTTCGGGGCAGATCCATCGAGGCCATCGCCACGGCTAGCGTGTACGGGGCCTGCCGCTGTAACGATCGACCAGTGATACTCGACGAGGTCGCTGATTCAGCACGCGTCGAACTGTCTCGAGTGAGAAACGCGTACAAAACGCTGAATACAGAATTAGGACTCCCTACCCCACCGAGAAGGCCGCAGTCGTTCATTCCGCGCTTCGCGTCAGAATTGGACGTCGCTGACACGGTCCGACAGCGGGCGTTTGAACTCGCAAAGGGCGCTGAAGCGACGATTATCTCGAACGGATGCCAACCGACAGGTGTCGCAGCGGCCTGCCTCTATAAGGCTGCTCGGGAGCAGGGACAATTTTTCACGCAAACAGATCTCGCAGAGGTGGCGGAGACAACGCCGGTAACGATACGCACACGATGGAACGAACTAGAGGAGGTCGACGATTCGAAGTCAGCCCCCGCGTAG
- a CDS encoding ArsR/SmtB family transcription factor — MPGVFPYRPSTRVDDQNPKLVEINDDSAEKIFKSLSSESARSMFDLLYEEPQTASDIAKSLDMSVQNAKYHLDKLEEAGLIEIIDIWYSDRGREMNVYAPTSSSIILFAGNSNEKRSLRKILKQSLGITGILGIASFLFGWVLSNLRPETIVDTDTDPSNPVLVMKNLVQFLALPEIAFLLGGIFVILLTLGGWYLTTLPD; from the coding sequence ATGCCAGGTGTATTTCCTTATCGGCCTTCGACACGGGTAGACGACCAAAATCCGAAACTAGTCGAAATTAATGACGATTCTGCCGAAAAAATATTCAAATCGTTATCTTCTGAATCGGCTCGTTCAATGTTTGATTTGCTCTATGAGGAACCGCAGACCGCGAGCGATATCGCAAAATCACTCGATATGTCGGTCCAAAACGCAAAGTATCACCTTGATAAGCTTGAGGAGGCTGGACTCATAGAAATTATTGATATCTGGTATTCAGATAGAGGGCGTGAAATGAATGTGTACGCACCGACTAGTAGTTCGATTATATTATTTGCCGGCAATTCGAACGAGAAGCGGTCTCTGCGCAAGATTCTCAAACAATCACTTGGAATCACTGGCATCCTTGGTATTGCGAGTTTCCTCTTTGGTTGGGTACTTAGTAACCTTAGGCCAGAAACAATCGTTGATACGGATACGGATCCCTCAAATCCTGTCTTGGTTATGAAAAATCTTGTTCAGTTTCTCGCACTCCCCGAGATCGCATTCCTGCTTGGCGGGATCTTTGTCATATTACTCACTCTTGGAGGGTGGTACTTAACCACCCTTCCGGATTAA
- a CDS encoding ArsR family transcriptional regulator has product MSGPRVAELLNHLAHRGDVLKSLEEGHSDSREIANKADKSRSSVDRDIRLLKDDGYVKEYVGDYQLTQFGRFALQV; this is encoded by the coding sequence ATGTCCGGTCCCCGAGTAGCGGAGCTGTTAAATCACCTTGCACACAGAGGAGATGTCCTGAAGAGTCTAGAAGAAGGACACTCTGACAGCCGTGAAATTGCAAATAAAGCCGATAAATCTCGGTCTTCGGTTGATCGAGATATTCGTCTTCTCAAAGATGATGGTTACGTAAAAGAGTATGTCGGTGATTATCAGCTAACGCAGTTTGGTAGATTTGCCCTCCAGGTATAG
- a CDS encoding recombinase family protein: protein MGPLVSSIAIVVCLVLIVSGDLGSETGVLTLSLLPPARFKESRWVVFARVSTTDQLDNTSLDKQLSSLNKRLEDLEGEIVRESARAESGAEMDRKSLEKILEMADDDEFDVLAVWKLDRLTRSDPWESIRYLSRLRDNGVVLYSDSHGFFDWEDRRDFEILVRELLFAREWYSRIKENAEDGQLKRLRQGKYPFGKPHFGYEKDDEDHLNLTERGQQIIPAIFEHYVESENRAETKRRIDRELANDEKITDSKIKTILESPLCIGQLTLRDRVVKTVPTLQCVPKQTYNEAQEIIEERRPDMPDAESIPGSIEQATMRFGPEFVGQLFDKFTAVCKECEGELTETGSTTLVRDTRLIEYDCEDCDFRGPLFSEREINKLDSTLPLGCPFCISVDAVTGEKDTSSALEYLYTCKHCGNQFAVNVPPNKYKRAFEQPDVAYRWNTNSSAGPDDDDKSCTAEETAFIWDITILSDGE, encoded by the coding sequence ATGGGACCTCTGGTGAGTTCAATCGCGATCGTAGTCTGTTTGGTCCTCATAGTCTCCGGAGACCTCGGAAGCGAGACAGGTGTATTAACTCTGTCACTCCTTCCGCCAGCCCGTTTCAAAGAGAGCCGTTGGGTGGTGTTTGCACGCGTGAGTACTACCGACCAACTTGACAACACAAGTCTCGATAAGCAACTGTCCAGTTTGAACAAACGCCTCGAGGACCTAGAGGGAGAGATTGTCCGTGAGAGCGCACGCGCTGAATCTGGTGCAGAAATGGACCGGAAGTCCCTTGAGAAGATCCTCGAGATGGCGGATGACGATGAGTTCGATGTTCTTGCTGTCTGGAAACTCGATCGGCTTACGCGGTCTGATCCCTGGGAAAGTATCAGGTATCTTTCTCGACTCCGTGACAACGGTGTTGTCCTCTATTCAGACAGCCACGGTTTCTTCGACTGGGAAGATCGAAGGGACTTCGAGATTCTCGTTCGAGAGCTCCTCTTCGCTCGTGAATGGTACTCGCGTATCAAGGAAAACGCAGAAGACGGTCAATTAAAACGTCTCAGGCAAGGAAAGTACCCGTTCGGCAAGCCTCACTTCGGATATGAGAAGGATGACGAGGACCACCTGAATTTGACCGAGCGTGGCCAGCAGATTATTCCCGCTATCTTCGAACACTATGTCGAGTCAGAAAACAGGGCTGAGACCAAACGTAGAATCGATCGTGAACTGGCGAATGATGAAAAAATCACTGACAGTAAAATAAAAACAATCCTAGAAAGTCCACTTTGTATTGGACAGCTAACATTGAGAGATCGGGTTGTGAAGACTGTCCCTACGCTTCAGTGTGTTCCGAAGCAAACGTACAACGAAGCACAAGAGATCATCGAAGAGCGCAGACCTGATATGCCCGATGCAGAATCTATCCCGGGCTCAATCGAACAGGCTACGATGCGATTCGGACCTGAATTCGTCGGCCAGCTATTCGATAAATTCACAGCTGTGTGTAAGGAGTGTGAGGGCGAGTTGACGGAGACAGGTTCCACAACCCTAGTTCGAGATACTCGTCTTATTGAATACGACTGCGAGGACTGTGACTTCAGGGGGCCACTGTTTAGTGAGCGAGAAATTAACAAGCTTGACTCCACTCTCCCACTGGGGTGCCCGTTTTGCATCTCTGTAGATGCTGTAACCGGCGAGAAGGATACTTCGTCAGCATTAGAGTACCTCTACACCTGCAAACACTGTGGCAATCAGTTTGCTGTCAATGTACCACCGAACAAGTACAAAAGGGCGTTCGAACAGCCTGATGTCGCCTACCGTTGGAATACAAACTCCAGTGCCGGACCTGACGATGATGATAAGAGTTGTACTGCCGAAGAGACTGCGTTTATTTGGGATATTACCATCCTGTCTGACGGGGAGTAG
- a CDS encoding transcription initiation factor IIB family protein: MTVSDTEFSCPLCDSTDTEKINQDKLRCSDCNLIIAADTPSTEFEIAAESLSQDRDVVETRQWQDTVTVRDSSDEMLVSLIGDTEDRIRELDGTTEDCVKAAETVAEAWEQQYFRGRSISTGIAAVVYASFRKQESPRPLGIVAETCGVSDQEIRTAYRSLKSDCDMHNKITPVDTYIPYLRTRLGLDEVTEQRAREILETSIGVTGSPTSIASACLYLATEGQDKSITLAEAGAVSGVAKETVWKKTQDLKA; the protein is encoded by the coding sequence ATGACAGTCTCCGATACAGAATTCAGCTGCCCACTATGCGATAGCACTGACACCGAAAAAATCAACCAAGATAAGCTGCGCTGCTCGGATTGCAATTTAATTATTGCCGCAGATACGCCCTCAACCGAGTTTGAGATAGCCGCCGAAAGTCTCAGTCAGGATCGGGACGTAGTCGAAACCAGGCAGTGGCAAGATACAGTTACGGTTCGAGACTCTTCGGACGAAATGCTAGTCAGCTTGATCGGAGATACTGAAGATCGTATTAGGGAACTCGACGGTACCACTGAAGACTGCGTGAAAGCAGCAGAGACTGTTGCCGAAGCGTGGGAACAGCAATACTTTCGCGGTCGCAGTATTTCAACTGGGATAGCAGCGGTCGTCTACGCTAGTTTTCGAAAACAGGAGTCGCCTCGTCCACTCGGTATCGTAGCCGAGACGTGTGGCGTATCGGACCAGGAAATACGAACTGCCTATCGATCCCTCAAATCCGACTGCGATATGCATAATAAAATCACGCCTGTGGACACGTATATTCCGTACCTGAGAACCCGGCTCGGATTGGATGAAGTAACAGAACAGCGAGCAAGAGAGATTCTAGAGACATCAATCGGTGTAACTGGAAGCCCGACAAGCATCGCTTCCGCGTGTCTGTATCTGGCGACGGAAGGTCAAGACAAATCGATTACGTTAGCAGAAGCCGGGGCTGTTTCTGGAGTCGCAAAGGAAACCGTATGGAAGAAAACACAGGACCTCAAGGCCTAA